Proteins encoded by one window of Microplitis mediator isolate UGA2020A chromosome 1, iyMicMedi2.1, whole genome shotgun sequence:
- the LOC130669130 gene encoding neprilysin-2-like isoform X2, with the protein MYRIFNKTGRSRVSLLDRPLFLIVTVGFIWSLISINDASVIDTARNNVVTNKCMSTACSVERSETAARIIRYRDDTINPCNNFYRFACGNYKKTDKSNDYDHLMSQKIVHFEKQIKEGISSDFEPYKLIDDIYKICMNKEARGQQGLDLMKRIIKTLGNWPILEADNWKESEFDWIDFSGNAKKVGYGINYFLDWHSFFTFRNNKYGLRYAVTMNPYYFDLSMGTETIEKKEMYADYMLEIARSLGANNGEVIQQLKEAFEFENKFNEIISRDISSDMNDNITGVDINIQGLQKQWPSIDWKRFIDKSLIPFVDKNEEPILTVKSSTILTEFTKLMEKTPKRVQANYAIWKLVQYSVPYLTEEFRKAQEKFYKQSKVGLPDYIDGQLLISTTMIDSPLFNYNRPMYMNFGSSGTYLASNIASDIFYVGMNYLVGKEQLDCFRHQIDDLTDEAMKENMLRDRFDVELVTKYIGFRTSWAAYQDYVARSGTEPTLGGYTQSQLFWISYAQSFCSEYLNVNEPRNIYYNQLNILEYKMMKILSNIPEISADFQCPVGSNLNQEPKCTWW; encoded by the exons ATGTAtcgaatatttaataa aacagGGCGATCGCGGGTGTCTCTTCTTGATCGTccattatttttgatagtGACCGTTGGATTTATTTGGtctttaatttcaataaatgatGCGTCTGTTATCGATACTGCACGAAACAATG tggtGACAAATAAATGCATGAGTACCGCATGTTCTGTAGAGCGTTCAGAAACCG ccGCACGAATCATAAGATACCGAGATGATACTATAAAtccttgtaataatttttaccgaTTTGCTTGCgggaattacaaaaaaactgaTAAGTCAAATGATTATGATCACCTTATGTCacaaaaaattgttcattttGAAAAGCAGATCAAAGAAGGAATCTCTTCTGACTTTGAGCCCTACAAACTTATCGatgatatttacaaaatatgcATGAACAAAG AGGCTAGGGGACAACAAGGTTTAGATCTTATGAAGAGAATCATTAAGACTTTAGGAAACTGGCCGATTTTGGAAGCCGACAATTGGAAGGAATCTGAATTCGATTGGATCGATTTTAGTGGCAATGCAAAAAAAGTCGGTTAtggtataaattatttcttagaTTGGCATTCTTTTTTCACGTTccgtaataataaatatggtTTAAGATATGCTGTCACA ATGAATCCATACTATTTTGATCTTTCAATGGGAACAGAAACCATagagaaaaaagaaatgtaCGCCGACTATATGCTTGAAATAGCACGATCTCTTGGTGCAAATAATGGAGAGGTCATACAACAATTGAAGGAAGCCTTTGAATTcgagaataaatttaatgagatTATTTCAAGAGATATTTCATCTGATATGAATGATAACATTACTGGTGTcgatattaatattcaagggtTACAAAAGCAATGGCCGAGTATCGATTGGAAaagatttattgataaatccCTAATTCCCTTTGTGGACAAGAATGAAGAGCCTATTTTAACTGTAAAGAGTTCTACAATTTTAACAGAGTTTACAAAGCTCATGGAAAAAACTCCAAAACGTGTACAGGCAAATTACGCCATCTGGAAATTAGTTCAATATTCAGTTCCTTATTTGACTGAAGAATTTAGGAAAGCGCAAGAAAAGTTCTATAAACAA AGTAAAGTAGGCCTTCCAGATTATATTGATGGGCAATTac TCATTTCAACAACTATGATAGATAGTCCTTTGTTTAACTACAATCGTCCAATGTACATGAATTTTGGTTCAAGTGGTACCTATTTGGCTAGTAATATCGCCTCAGATATATTTTACGTCGGAATGAATTACTTAGTTGGGAAAGAACAACTCGATTGTTTCCGTCATCAAATTGATGATTTAACCGATGAGGCAATGAAAGAAAAT ATGCTTCGGGATAGATTCGATGTAGAATTGGTTACCAAGTACATCGGATTCCGTACTTCTTGGGCAGCTTATCAGGATTACGTTGCCAGATCGGGAACAGAACCGACTCTTGGAGGATACACACAGAGCCAATTATTTTGGATATCTTACGCACAATCATTCTGTTCCGAGTATTTAAATGTGAATGAACCAcgcaatatttattacaatcaGCTAAATATCCTTGAATacaaaatgatgaaaatactTTCGAATATACCTGAAATTTCAGCTGATTTTCAATGCCCCGTTGGTTCTAATCTGAATCAGGAACCCAAATGTACCTGGTGGTAG
- the LOC130669130 gene encoding neprilysin-2-like isoform X1 has protein sequence MYRIFNKTGRSRVSLLDRPLFLIVTVGFIWSLISINDASVIDTARNNVVTNKCMSTACSVERSETAARIIRYRDDTINPCNNFYRFACGNYKKTDKSNDYDHLMSQKIVHFEKQIKEGISSDFEPYKLIDDIYKICMNKEARGQQGLDLMKRIIKTLGNWPILEADNWKESEFDWIDFSGNAKKVGYGINYFLDWHSFFTFRNNKYGLRYAVTMNPYYFDLSMGTETIEKKEMYADYMLEIARSLGANNGEVIQQLKEAFEFENKFNEIISRDISSDMNDNITGVDINIQGLQKQWPSIDWKRFIDKSLIPFVDKNEEPILTVKSSTILTEFTKLMEKTPKRVQANYAIWKLVQYSVPYLTEEFRKAQEKFYKQVGYVGIPTDDYCMQRVESAARFAYVQYYLDQHKSSRETIKQMTMAFSDRIIRMINESKIWCQKAKIQSIEIIKKMPFTIGLSEKFSDPKELKKYYADAQVVENNSLQTLLNLNVFEFKKYLSVKANLDIIPYDLFPQSKVGLPDYIDGQLLISTTMIDSPLFNYNRPMYMNFGSSGTYLASNIASDIFYVGMNYLVGKEQLDCFRHQIDDLTDEAMKENMLRDRFDVELVTKYIGFRTSWAAYQDYVARSGTEPTLGGYTQSQLFWISYAQSFCSEYLNVNEPRNIYYNQLNILEYKMMKILSNIPEISADFQCPVGSNLNQEPKCTWW, from the exons ATGTAtcgaatatttaataa aacagGGCGATCGCGGGTGTCTCTTCTTGATCGTccattatttttgatagtGACCGTTGGATTTATTTGGtctttaatttcaataaatgatGCGTCTGTTATCGATACTGCACGAAACAATG tggtGACAAATAAATGCATGAGTACCGCATGTTCTGTAGAGCGTTCAGAAACCG ccGCACGAATCATAAGATACCGAGATGATACTATAAAtccttgtaataatttttaccgaTTTGCTTGCgggaattacaaaaaaactgaTAAGTCAAATGATTATGATCACCTTATGTCacaaaaaattgttcattttGAAAAGCAGATCAAAGAAGGAATCTCTTCTGACTTTGAGCCCTACAAACTTATCGatgatatttacaaaatatgcATGAACAAAG AGGCTAGGGGACAACAAGGTTTAGATCTTATGAAGAGAATCATTAAGACTTTAGGAAACTGGCCGATTTTGGAAGCCGACAATTGGAAGGAATCTGAATTCGATTGGATCGATTTTAGTGGCAATGCAAAAAAAGTCGGTTAtggtataaattatttcttagaTTGGCATTCTTTTTTCACGTTccgtaataataaatatggtTTAAGATATGCTGTCACA ATGAATCCATACTATTTTGATCTTTCAATGGGAACAGAAACCATagagaaaaaagaaatgtaCGCCGACTATATGCTTGAAATAGCACGATCTCTTGGTGCAAATAATGGAGAGGTCATACAACAATTGAAGGAAGCCTTTGAATTcgagaataaatttaatgagatTATTTCAAGAGATATTTCATCTGATATGAATGATAACATTACTGGTGTcgatattaatattcaagggtTACAAAAGCAATGGCCGAGTATCGATTGGAAaagatttattgataaatccCTAATTCCCTTTGTGGACAAGAATGAAGAGCCTATTTTAACTGTAAAGAGTTCTACAATTTTAACAGAGTTTACAAAGCTCATGGAAAAAACTCCAAAACGTGTACAGGCAAATTACGCCATCTGGAAATTAGTTCAATATTCAGTTCCTTATTTGACTGAAGAATTTAGGAAAGCGCAAGAAAAGTTCTATAAACAAGTAGGTTATGTTGGCATTCCAACTGATGATTATTGTATGCAAAGAGTTGAATCGGCTGCAAGATTTGCTTATGTTCAGTATTACTTGGATCAACATAAAAGTAGTCGAGAGACCATTAAACAAATGACAATGGCTTTTAGCGATCGAATTATTAGAATGATAAACGAATCTAAAATATGGTGTCAAAAAGCTAAAATTCaatcaattgaaattattaaaaaaatgccaTTCACGATAGGGCTATCGGAAAAATTCTCTGATCCGAAGgaacttaaaaaatactaCGCGGATGCCCAAGTTGTTGAAAATAACTCCTTGCAGACGCTTTTGAACTTGAatgtatttgaatttaaaaaatacttgagtGTTAAAGCAAACTTAGATATAATTCCATACGATCTTTTTCCGCAGAGTAAAGTAGGCCTTCCAGATTATATTGATGGGCAATTac TCATTTCAACAACTATGATAGATAGTCCTTTGTTTAACTACAATCGTCCAATGTACATGAATTTTGGTTCAAGTGGTACCTATTTGGCTAGTAATATCGCCTCAGATATATTTTACGTCGGAATGAATTACTTAGTTGGGAAAGAACAACTCGATTGTTTCCGTCATCAAATTGATGATTTAACCGATGAGGCAATGAAAGAAAAT ATGCTTCGGGATAGATTCGATGTAGAATTGGTTACCAAGTACATCGGATTCCGTACTTCTTGGGCAGCTTATCAGGATTACGTTGCCAGATCGGGAACAGAACCGACTCTTGGAGGATACACACAGAGCCAATTATTTTGGATATCTTACGCACAATCATTCTGTTCCGAGTATTTAAATGTGAATGAACCAcgcaatatttattacaatcaGCTAAATATCCTTGAATacaaaatgatgaaaatactTTCGAATATACCTGAAATTTCAGCTGATTTTCAATGCCCCGTTGGTTCTAATCTGAATCAGGAACCCAAATGTACCTGGTGGTAG
- the LOC130669123 gene encoding neprilysin-2-like — protein sequence MLAICYLPQDCNSDNKYSTMYRIFNKTGQSRVSLLDRPLFLIVTVGFIWSLISINDASVIDTARNNVMSNNCTSVACSVERSETAARIIRYRDDTINPCDNFYRFACGNYKKTDKSNDYDHLISQKNDHLEKQIKKGISSNFKPYKLIDDIYKTCMNKEARGQQSLDLMKRIIKTLGNWPILEGDNWKESEFDWIDFTSNAKKAGYTINYFLDWQSLFTFRNNKFGLRYSVSMAKDYFDISMGAKTIQKKEMYADYMLEIARSLGTNNGDVIQQLKEAFEFEDKLHEIISGDFSSDINDNMTSVDINIEGLQKQWPSIDWNRFIDKTLIPFVDKNEEPILTVNSSKILTEFTKLMEKTPKRVQANYAIWKIVQYSVPYLTEEFTATRKRFQNLVGYVGIPTDDDCMKTVKSYTRFAIVHYYLDQHKSSRETIKQMIMAFSDLIIRMINESEIWSPEAKNQGIEIIKKMPFTIGQSEKLSDPKELKKFYADAQVVENNFLQTLLNLNIFRIKKYLSVKTQLDTIPYDLFPLSTVGLPDDVQGQLRIPTTMIDSPLFNNNRPMYMNFGSSGTYLASNIAADMFYVGMNYLVGKELIVKQLDCFRHQIDDLTDELMKKNMLRKRFEEQLVVKYIGFRTSWAAYQDYVTRSGTEPTLEGLPYTQGQLFWISYAQSFCSEYLNVTEPRNIYNNQLNILEYKMMKTLSNIPEISADFKCPVGSNMNQEPKCTWW from the exons ATGCTTGCCATCTGTTATTTACCTCAAGACTGCAACAGTGATAACAAATATTCTACAATGTAtcgaatatttaataa aacagGGCAATCGCGGGTGTCTCTTCTTGATCGTccattatttttgatagtGACCGTTGGATTTATTTGGtctttaatttcaataaatgatGCGTCTGTTATCGATACTGCACGAAACAATG tgatgTCAAATAActgcacaagtgtcgcatgTTCTGTAGAACGTTCAGAAACCG cCGCACGAATTATAAGATACCGAGATGATACTATAAATccttgtgataatttttaccGATTTGCTTGCgggaattacaaaaaaacagaTAAGTCTAATGATTATGATCATCttatatcacaaaaaaatgatcatcTTGAAAAGCAGATCAAAAAAGGAATCTCTTCTAACTTCAAGCCCTACAAACTTATCGATGATATTTACAAAACATGCATGAACAAAG AGGCTAGGGGACAACAAAGTTTAGATCTTATGAAGAGAATCATTAAGACTTTAGGAAATTGGCCGATTTTGGAGGGCGACAATTGGAAGGAATCTGAATTCGATTGGATTGATTTTACTAGTAATGCCAAAAAAGCCGGTtatactataaattatttcttagaTTGGCAGTCTTTATTCACGTttcgtaataataaatttggcTTAAGATATTCTGTCAGC ATGGCTAAAGACTATTTTGATATTTCAATGGGAGCAAAAACTATacagaaaaaagaaatgtACGCCGACTATATGCTTGAAATAGCACGATCTCTTGGTACAAATAATGGAGATGTCATACAACAATTAAAGGAAGCGTTTGAATTTGAGGATAAACTACATGAGATTATTTCGGGAGATTTTTCATCTGATATAAATGACAACATGACTAGTGTcgatattaatattgaagGGTTACAAAAGCAATGGCCGAGTATCGATTGGAAtagatttattgataaaacCCTAATTCCTTTTGTGGACAAAAATGAAGAGCCCATTTTAACTGTAAATagttctaaaattttaacagaGTTTACAAAGCTCATGGAAAAAACTCCAAAACGTGTGCAAGCAAATTACGCCATCTGGAAAATAGTTCAATACTCAGTTCCTTATTTGACTGAGGAGTTCACGGCAACGCGAAAAAGGTTCCAGAACCTGGTAGGTTATGTTGGCATCCCAACTGATGATGATTGTATGAAAACAGTTAAGTCGTATACAAGATTTGCTAttgttcattattatttgGATCAACATAAAAGTAGTCGAGAGACtattaaacaaatgataaTGGCTTTTAGCGATCTAATTATTAGAATGATAAACGAATCTGAAATATGGAGTCCAGAAGCTAAAAATCAAggaattgaaattattaaaaaaatgccaTTCACTATAGGGCAATCAGAAAAATTATCTGATCCAaaagaacttaaaaaattctacGCGGATGCCCAAGTTGTTGAAAATAACTTCTTGCAGACGCTTTTGAACTTGAAtatatttagaattaaaaaatatttgagtgTCAAAACACAATTAGATACAATTCCATACGATCTTTTTCCGCTAAGTACAGTAGGCCTTCCAGATGATGTTCAAGGGCAATTac GCATTCCAACAACTATGATAGATAGTCCTTTGTTTAACAACAATCGTCCAATGTATATGAATTTTGGTTCAAGTGGTACTTATTTGGCTAGTAATATCGCCGCAGATATGTTTTACGTCGGAATGAATTACTTAGTTGGGAAAGAACTCATAGTTAAACAACTCGATTGTTTCCGTCATCAAATTGATGATTTAACCGATgagttaatgaaaaaaaat ATGCTTCGCAAAAGATTCGAAGAACAATTGGTTGTCAAGTACATCGGATTCCGTACTTCCTGGGCAGCTTATCAGGATTACGTCACCAGATCGGGAACAGAACCGACTCTTGAAGGATTGCCTTACACACAGGGCCAATTATTTTGGATATCTTACGCACAATCATTCTGTTCCGAGTATTTAAATGTGACTGAACCAcgcaatatttataacaatcaGCTAAATATCCTTGAATACAAAATGATGAAAACACTTTCAAATATACCGGAAATTTCGGCCGATTTTAAATGCCCCGTAGGTTCTAATATGAATCAGGAACCCAAATGTACCTGGTGGTAG